The Pseudomonas sp. R4-35-07 nucleotide sequence CACTCGCTGATCGTGCATTTCGAAAACGACATTCCGGTGCAGATCGAAGACCGTTTCGTCAACGCCCTGGTTGCGCCGGAATACCTGCAACAGGATTTCACCCAGCAAACGCCCTACGCCTACCTCAACCAGGTCGCACCGTTGACTGAGGGCGAGCATGTGGTCGAAGCCATCCTCGCCGATGCCGCCGAGTGCAAGCTGTTGCAGATCGAGCCGAGCGAGCCCTGCCTGTTGATCCGCCGACGCACCTGGTCTGGCCGCCAGCCGGTGACGGCCGCGCGCTTGATTCACCCCGGTTCCCGACACAGCCTCGAAGGACGCTTCAGTAAATGAGTTCAGTCAACGTCTGGCGCGCTGCCGACTATGTGCGCATGCCGTGGAAGAATGGCGGCGGCAGCACCGAAGAAATCACCCGTGATGCGGGCACCGGCCTCGATGGTTTCGGCTGGCGCCTGTCGATTGCCGACATCGCCGAGTCGGGTGGTTTTTCCACCTTCGCCGGCTACCAGCGCGTGATCACCGTGATCAAGGGCGCGGGCATGGTGTTGACCGTGGACGGTGAGGAGCAGCGCGGTTTGTTACCGCTGCAACCGTTCGCGTTCAAAGGTGACAGTCAGGTGGCGTGCCGCTTGATCACCGGGCCGATCCGCGATTTCAACCTGATCTACTCACCCCAGCGTTATGACGCGCGGTTGCAGTGGGTGGATGGCGTACAGCGGTTTTTCAGCTCGGCGCACACTGTGCTGGTGTTCAGCGTGGCGGATGAAGTGAAGGTGCTGGACCATGTGCTGGGTCATCACGATTGCCTGCAAGTGGACGGTAACACCGGCTTGCTGGATATTTCGGTCAGTGGCCGCTGCTGCCTGATCGAACTGACCCAGCGCGGTTAAAATGTGGGAGGGGGCTTGCTCCCGATAGCGGTGGATCAGTCAATATATCTTTGACTGACACACCGCTATCGGGAGCAAGCCCCCTCCCACGTTTGTTTTGTGTTGCTCTTAGGATCTGTTTCCACAGCCCCCGCACCAAATTGTTACCTAACGCCCCAGCGCGGCGCAAAGCCGCGTTGTCGTGACAAACCTCCCTCGCTGCAAAACTCCTTCGTAAGAAATTTCATCACGCCTCGAAGCCTTAATTTCCAAGGCTCCCACGCGCTTTCGAAAAA carries:
- a CDS encoding HutD family protein, which codes for MSSVNVWRAADYVRMPWKNGGGSTEEITRDAGTGLDGFGWRLSIADIAESGGFSTFAGYQRVITVIKGAGMVLTVDGEEQRGLLPLQPFAFKGDSQVACRLITGPIRDFNLIYSPQRYDARLQWVDGVQRFFSSAHTVLVFSVADEVKVLDHVLGHHDCLQVDGNTGLLDISVSGRCCLIELTQRG